The following coding sequences are from one Brienomyrus brachyistius isolate T26 chromosome 15, BBRACH_0.4, whole genome shotgun sequence window:
- the mrpl47 gene encoding 39S ribosomal protein L47, mitochondrial — protein MQKRLYVYLIRSKMAAISGGRVLSLCRQFQSGFRISTLPLQRPHVLTKLCPLSPCPQTHVRLLVHQCRSLYTSSCRKGLDEFFDIPENWGEPTVKSGAPWTAKQLRTKSNEDLHKLWYVLLKEKNMLLTVEQEAKRQRVPMPSPERLRKVDRSMIRLETVVREREDAIRLLQTGQERARPGAWRRDLFGRTYWYRFKEYPIPWYLNTRYKRKRFFSAPFVNDFIRLRIEQHMRRQRRKRLAEAKRHSKLMEKFPNMVSKA, from the exons ATGCAGAAAAGGTTATACGTCTACTTGATAAG ATCCAAGATGGCTGCCATCAGTGGAGGACGTGTTTTGTCACTTTGCCGTCAGTTTCAGTCAGGATTTAGGATATCAACTTTACCTCTCCAGCGTCCGCATGTTTTGACCAAACTCTGTCCACTGAG TCCCTGTCCTCAGACTCATGTGAGGCTGCTTGTACATCAGTGCCGGTCACTGTACACGTCCAGCTGCAGAAAAGGACTGGATGAGTTTTTTGACATTCCCGAAAACTGGGGCGAGCCAACTGTCAAGTCAG GGGCACCTTGGACTGCAAAACAACTAAGGACTAAAAGTAATGAAGATTTACACAAGCTATG GTACGTGCTGCTCAAAGAGAAGAACATGTTGCTGACTGTTGAACAAGAGGCGAAGAGACAAAGGGTCCCGATGCCGAGCCCGGAGCGTCTGAGGAAG GTGGACAGGTCTATGATAAGGCTTGAGACTGTAGTCAGGGAGAGAGAGGATGCCATCCGGTTGCTGCAGACTGGCCAGGAGAGAGCTCGTCCAGGTGCTTGGAGAAGAGACCTCTTTGGAAGAACTTACTG GTACAGATTTAAGGAGTACCCCATTCCATGGTACCTGAACACAAGATACAAGAGAAAGCGATTCTTCTCAGCACCTTTCGTTAACGACTTCATAAG GCTTCGCATAGAACAACACATGCGAAGACAACGAAGGAAGCGGTTGGCCGAAGCCAAAAGGCACAGCAAACTGATGGAGAAATTCCCAAACATGGTCTCCAAAGCATGA
- the LOC125709004 gene encoding guanine nucleotide-binding protein subunit beta-4-like, translating into MSELEQLRQEAEQLRNQIKDARKACSDSTLAQITAGLDSVGRIQMRTRRTLRGHLAKIYAMHWGADSRLLVSASQDGKLIIWDSYTTNKTHAIPLRSSWVMTCAYAPSGNYVACGGLDNICSIYSLKTREGNVRVTRELPGHTGYLSCCRFLDDNQIVTSSGDTNCALWDIETGQQTTSFTGHTGDVMSLSLSPDFKTFVSGACDASAKLWDIRDGMCRQSFIGHMSDINAVSFFPNGHAFTTGSDDATCRLFDLRADQELMMYSHDNIICGITSVAFSKSGRLLLAGYDDFNCNVWDSLKGERAGVLAGHDNRVSCLGVTNDGMAVATGSWDSFLRIWN; encoded by the exons ATGAGTGAACTGGAACAGCTGCGACAAGAAGCCGAGCAGCTGAGGAATCAGATCAAG GATGCCAGGAAAGCATGTAGCGATTCCACTCTTGCACAG ATCACGGCTGGTCTGGATTCAGTGGGTAGAATACAGATGAGGACAAGACGTACACTGAGAGGACACCTAGCAAAAATCTACGCCATGCACTGGGGAGCTGACTCCAG GTTACTAGTCAGTGCATCCCAAGATGGGAAGCTGATCATATGGGACAGTTACACAACAAACAAG ACACACGCCATCCCCCTGAGGTCCTCTTGGGTGATGACCTGCGCCTACGCCCCTTCTGGAAACTACGTGGCGTGTGGTGGCCTAGACAACATCTGCTCCATTTACAGCCTGAAGACGCGGGAGGGCAACGTGCGGGTGACCAGAGAGCTGCCCGGGCACACAG GTTATCTGTCTTGCTGTCGCTTTCTGGATGACAACCAGATTGTCACTAGTTCCGGGGACACCAACTG tgcattgtgggatatcGAGACCGGCCAGCAGACCACCTCCTTCACGGGTCACACTGGTGACGTCATGAGCCTGTCCCTGAGCCCAGACTTCAAAACCTTCGTGTCTGGTGCCTGTGACGCTTCTGCCAAGCTCTGGGACATCCGAGATGGAATGTGCCGGCAGTCCTTCATTGGCCACATGTCCGATATCAATGCCGTCTCG TTCTTCCCAAACGGACACGCCTTCACCACGGGCTCCGACGACGCCACCTGTAGGCTGTTCGACCTTCGTGCGGATCAGGAGCTCATGATGTACTCCCACGACAACATCATCTGTGGAATCACCTCGGTGGCCTTCTCCAAGAGCGGGCGCCTCCTGCTGGCCGGATACGACGACTTCAACTGCAACGTGTGGGACAGCCTGAAGGGGGAACGTGCAG GTGTCCTGGCTGGCCACGATAACCGGGTCAGCTGTTTAGGCGTGACAAACGATGGCATGGCCGTCGCCACCGGATCTTGGGACAGTTTCCTCCGAATCTGGAACTAA
- the actl6a gene encoding actin-like protein 6A gives MSGGVYGGDEVGALVFDIGSYSVRAGYAGEDCPKADFPTVIGVTLDREDGTTPMETDMDKGKQSGHTYYIDTNQLRVPRENMEVMSPLKNGMIDNWDSFQAVLDHTYKMHFKSEPSLHPVLMSEASWNTRVKREKLTELMFEHYNIPAFFLCKTAVLSAFANGRSTGLVLDSGATHTTAIPVHDGYVLQQGIVKSPLAGDFMSMQCRELFQELGVEIIPPYMIAAKDEVREGASASWRKREKLPQVRRSWHNYMCNTVIQDFQASVLQVSDSPYDEQVAAQMPTVHYELPNGYNCDFGAERLRIPEGLFDPSNAKGLSGNTMLGVGHVVTTSVGMCDIDIRPGLYGSVVVTGGNTLIQGFTDRLNRELSQKTPPSMRLKLIANNTTVERRFSAWIGGSILASLGTFQQMWISKQEYEEGGKQCVDRKCP, from the exons ATGAGCGGTGGGGTGTATGGAGGAG ATGAGGTTGGAGCTCTGGTCTTCGATATTGGATCTTACAGTGTAAGGGCAGGATATGCTGGGGAGGACTGTCCCAAG GCTGACTTCCCCACTGTGATCGGCGTAACTTTGGACAGGGAGGATGGGACCACCCCCATGGAGACCGACATGGACAAGGGCAAGCAGAGTGGCCACACATACTATATAGACACAAACCAGCTCAGGGTTCCACGTGAGAACATGGAAGTTATGTCCCCTCTCAAAAACGGCATGA TTGACAACTGGGACAGCTTTCAAGCTGTTTTGGATCATACCTACAAGATGCACTTCAAGTCTGAGCCAAGCCTGCATCCCGTGCTTATGTCCGAGGCCTCG TGGAACACGCGGGTGAAGAGAGAGAAGCTGACCGAGTTGATGTTCGAACACTACAACATCCCCGCCTTCTTTCTGTGCAAAACCGCTGTCCTGTCCGC ATTTGCCAACGGCCGATCCACAGGTCTGGTGCTAGACAGCGGCGCCACACACACAACCGCCATCCCAGTCCATGATGGATATGTCCTGCAGCAAG GTATCGTGAAATCGCCCCTCGCCGGCGACTTCATGAGCATGCAGTGCAGGGAGCTTTTCCAGGAGCTGGGCGTGGAGATAATCCCTCCGTACATGATCGCGGCGAAG GATGAGGTCCGTGAAGGTGCATCTGCCAGCTGGAGGAAGAGGGAGAAACTACCGCAAGTGAGGCGTTCCTGGCACAACTACATGTGTAAT ACTGTGATCCAGGATTTCCAAGCGTCTGTACTGCAGGTTTCTGATTCGCCATATGATGAGCA GGTGGCTGCCCAGATGCCCACGGTGCATTACGAGTTACCCAACGGCTACAACTGTGACTTTGGAGCAGAGAGGCTAAGGATCCCCGAGGGTTTGTTTGATCCCTCCAATGCCAAG GGTCTGTCGGGGAATACCATGTTGGGCGTGGGTCACGTGGTGACAACAAGCGTAGGGATGTGTGACATCGATATCCGACCG GGCCTGTACGGCAGTGTCGTCGTCACGGGGGGAAACACGCTGATCCAAGGCTTCACCGACCGGCTCAACAGGGAACTGTCCCAGAAGACACCCCCA AGTATGCGTCTCAAGCTGATAGCCAATAACACCACAGTGGAACGCAGGTTCAGCGCCTGGATTGGTGGCTCCATCCTTGCGTCTCTG GGAACCTTCCAGCAAATGTGGATCTCAAAGCAGGAGTACGAGGAAGGGGGCAAGCAGTGTGTGGACAGGAAGTGTCCTTGA